One Malus sylvestris chromosome 14, drMalSylv7.2, whole genome shotgun sequence DNA segment encodes these proteins:
- the LOC126598771 gene encoding uncharacterized protein LOC126598771 isoform X1, with protein MDSNLDLGDANTAFRKPSTDTANRKYRRRSPLSSSSPSNGSPVHEHSSSPKISQEDPVKVSEYRTRRNEDERKFERDSNRSCYGKSSDSYRNSDTQSSKTSHGYHRHDDYIKHDKHGDEEERNYQKITSRLGRETRGSAHSDHTRSKDYLRPSDKSSRDKYDGSVYRTKDKDRESSFPHQKYKDKDSSSEKVGYGRRHGYFEEMDKERGRHTLDRKAPDENRDYRRSSGDYRSERIFSYEESKGQRSDSISRRDEGKHCVKEGYKSELKEMDDENHSREQRKRYDERDNKVRSRNTREPTERSADDISRSENQESTAKRPKLFSSEKNTDGRKDVSKFTTTADGKGTSNSKPSQEGIGKTMSSDAEAANDINVAKSAAMKAAEVVNRNLVSVGPAGCMTADQKKKLLWGNKKNTTAEEAGHRWDTALFSDRERQEKFNKLMSLRLPWCLWPIVGCEERSKGGKQTRNRRSEAEGTPTGFGEAVHCWIAKERWPYCWIRSLSVLTFLTTTKTSVYCVVLLHKSHAAYDSILAHVRGNILFLEF; from the exons ATGGATTCAAACTTAGATTTGGGTGATGCAAATACAGCATTTCGCAAACCTTCAACTGATACAGCCAACCGGAAGTATCGCCGCCGTTCTCCGCTTAGCAGCTCATCTCCCTCTAATG gGAGTCCTGTGCATGAGCATAGTTCTAGCCCAAAAATTTCACAGGAAGATCCTGTAAAAGTCTCTGAATATCGAACAAGAAGGAATGAAGATGAAAGGAAATTTGAGAGGGATTCAAACAGGAGCTGTTATGGAAAAAGCAGTGATTCCTACAGGAATTCTGATACACAATCGTCCAAAACTTCACATGGTTACCATAGGCATGATGACTACATCAAACATGACAAACATggtgatgaagaagaaagaaattatCAGAAGATAACTTCTCGTCTTGGTAGGGAGACAAGGGGTAGTGCTCATTCTGATCATACTAGGTCAAAAGACTATTTGCGTCCTTCGGACAAATCTTCTCGTGATAAATATGATGGTTCAGTATATAGGACCAAGGATAAAGATAGAGAATCTTCGTTTCCTCACCAGAAATATAAAGATAAGGACTCATCATCTGAGAAAGTTGGATATGGCAGGAGACATGGATATTTTGAAGAGATGGACAAGGAACGGGGTAGGCATACATTGGACAGAAAAGCTCCGGATGAAAACAGGGATTACCGTAGGAGTTCTGGAGATTATAGAAGTGAACGGATTTTCTCCTATGAAGAGTCCAAGGGGCAAAGAAGTGACTCAATTTCCAGGAGAGATGAAGGTAAACATTGTGTGAAAGAAGGTTACAAGAGTGAATTAAAGGAAATGGATGATGAAAACCATTCCAGAGAACAAAGGAAGAGATATGATGAGAGGGATAATAAAGTGAGGAGCCGAAATACTAGAGAACCAACAGAGCGGTCTGCAGATGATATTTCAAGGAGTGAAAATCAAGAATCTACTGCAAAAAGACCAAAGTTATTCAGCTCCGAGAAGAACACTGATGGCCGAAAAGATG TTTCTAAGTTCACAACTACAGCTGATGGAAAGGGGACTTCAAATTCTAAACCAAGTCAAGAAGGTATTGGGAAAACCATGTCCAGTGATGCAGAAGCTGCTAATGATATAAATGTCGCCAAATCTGCTGCAATGAAAGCTGCTGAAGTAG TTAATAGGAACCTTGTCAGTGTTGGTCCTGCGGGATGCATGACTGCTGACCAGAAGAAAAAGCTGTTGTGGGGAAACAAAAAGAACACGACTGCAGAAGAG GCTGGTCACCGTTGGGATACAGCATTGTTTTCCGACCGGGAAAGACAAGAAAAGTTCAACAAACTCATG AGTCTGAGGTTGCCTTGGTGCCTATGGCCAATTGTAGGGTGTGAAGAGCGAAGTAAAGGTGGAAAACAAACCCGAAACCGAAGATCAGAAGCAGAAGGAACTCCAACTGGATTTGGAGAAGCAGTACACTGCTGGATTGCGAAGGAGAGATGGCCGTACTGTTGGATTAGGTCTTTAAGCGTCCTCACATTTTTAACTACAACAAAGACATCGGTATATTGTGTTGTACTCTTGCACAAGAGTCATGCTGCTTATGATTCTATACTGGCGCATGTGAGAGGTAATATACTTTTCTTGGAGTTTTAG
- the LOC126598771 gene encoding uncharacterized protein LOC126598771 isoform X2: MDSNLDLGDANTAFRKPSTDTANRKYRRRSPLSSSSPSNGSPVHEHSSSPKISQEDPVKVSEYRTRRNEDERKFERDSNRSCYGKSSDSYRNSDTQSSKTSHGYHRHDDYIKHDKHGDEEERNYQKITSRLGRETRGSAHSDHTRSKDYLRPSDKSSRDKYDGSVYRTKDKDRESSFPHQKYKDKDSSSEKVGYGRRHGYFEEMDKERGRHTLDRKAPDENRDYRRSSGDYRSERIFSYEESKGQRSDSISRRDEGKHCVKEGYKSELKEMDDENHSREQRKRYDERDNKVRSRNTREPTERSADDISRSENQESTAKRPKLFSSEKNTDGRKDVSKFTTTADGKGTSNSKPSQEGIGKTMSSDAEAANDINVAKSAAMKAAEVVNRNLVSVGPAGCMTADQKKKLLWGNKKNTTAEEAGHRWDTALFSDRERQEKFNKLMGVKSEVKVENKPETEDQKQKELQLDLEKQYTAGLRRRDGRTVGLGL, translated from the exons ATGGATTCAAACTTAGATTTGGGTGATGCAAATACAGCATTTCGCAAACCTTCAACTGATACAGCCAACCGGAAGTATCGCCGCCGTTCTCCGCTTAGCAGCTCATCTCCCTCTAATG gGAGTCCTGTGCATGAGCATAGTTCTAGCCCAAAAATTTCACAGGAAGATCCTGTAAAAGTCTCTGAATATCGAACAAGAAGGAATGAAGATGAAAGGAAATTTGAGAGGGATTCAAACAGGAGCTGTTATGGAAAAAGCAGTGATTCCTACAGGAATTCTGATACACAATCGTCCAAAACTTCACATGGTTACCATAGGCATGATGACTACATCAAACATGACAAACATggtgatgaagaagaaagaaattatCAGAAGATAACTTCTCGTCTTGGTAGGGAGACAAGGGGTAGTGCTCATTCTGATCATACTAGGTCAAAAGACTATTTGCGTCCTTCGGACAAATCTTCTCGTGATAAATATGATGGTTCAGTATATAGGACCAAGGATAAAGATAGAGAATCTTCGTTTCCTCACCAGAAATATAAAGATAAGGACTCATCATCTGAGAAAGTTGGATATGGCAGGAGACATGGATATTTTGAAGAGATGGACAAGGAACGGGGTAGGCATACATTGGACAGAAAAGCTCCGGATGAAAACAGGGATTACCGTAGGAGTTCTGGAGATTATAGAAGTGAACGGATTTTCTCCTATGAAGAGTCCAAGGGGCAAAGAAGTGACTCAATTTCCAGGAGAGATGAAGGTAAACATTGTGTGAAAGAAGGTTACAAGAGTGAATTAAAGGAAATGGATGATGAAAACCATTCCAGAGAACAAAGGAAGAGATATGATGAGAGGGATAATAAAGTGAGGAGCCGAAATACTAGAGAACCAACAGAGCGGTCTGCAGATGATATTTCAAGGAGTGAAAATCAAGAATCTACTGCAAAAAGACCAAAGTTATTCAGCTCCGAGAAGAACACTGATGGCCGAAAAGATG TTTCTAAGTTCACAACTACAGCTGATGGAAAGGGGACTTCAAATTCTAAACCAAGTCAAGAAGGTATTGGGAAAACCATGTCCAGTGATGCAGAAGCTGCTAATGATATAAATGTCGCCAAATCTGCTGCAATGAAAGCTGCTGAAGTAG TTAATAGGAACCTTGTCAGTGTTGGTCCTGCGGGATGCATGACTGCTGACCAGAAGAAAAAGCTGTTGTGGGGAAACAAAAAGAACACGACTGCAGAAGAG GCTGGTCACCGTTGGGATACAGCATTGTTTTCCGACCGGGAAAGACAAGAAAAGTTCAACAAACTCATG GGTGTGAAGAGCGAAGTAAAGGTGGAAAACAAACCCGAAACCGAAGATCAGAAGCAGAAGGAACTCCAACTGGATTTGGAGAAGCAGTACACTGCTGGATTGCGAAGGAGAGATGGCCGTACTGTTGGATTAGGTCTTTAA